In one Thioclava sp. ES.031 genomic region, the following are encoded:
- a CDS encoding MBL fold metallo-hydrolase — MTFTRRTILRGGLAMGAMTALPRLSFAAQTLEMGSARLDTLSDGNLVLPLSFVSDNPDAKPILESYGITGDSVEPPCNVTLYRDGTNTVLFDVGSGNDFMPTAGKLMEAMDALEVAPDDVTHIVFTHGHPDHLWGVLDDFDDPLFYNAQHMMGKAEFEYWRNPETLDTIDDGRKTFAAGALRRLEILEDQIATFGDGEEILPGIMAQMTPGHTPGHMSFHVKNGNTQAFIIGDAIVNHYLAFAAPGMEAGSDQNPELGATTRVALLDQLATDNLPIIGYHLPEGGLGRVERDGDAYRYVAEV; from the coding sequence ATGACTTTCACGCGACGCACCATTCTGCGCGGAGGGCTGGCGATGGGCGCCATGACCGCCCTTCCCCGGCTCAGCTTCGCCGCCCAGACCCTCGAGATGGGGTCGGCACGGCTCGACACGCTGTCCGATGGCAATCTCGTCCTGCCGCTCAGCTTCGTGAGCGACAACCCCGACGCCAAGCCGATCCTCGAGAGCTACGGCATCACCGGCGACTCGGTCGAGCCGCCCTGCAACGTCACGCTCTATCGCGACGGCACCAATACGGTGCTGTTCGATGTGGGCTCGGGCAATGACTTCATGCCGACCGCGGGCAAGCTGATGGAGGCGATGGATGCGCTGGAGGTCGCGCCCGATGACGTGACCCATATCGTCTTCACCCACGGCCACCCCGATCACCTCTGGGGCGTGCTCGACGATTTCGACGATCCGCTGTTCTACAATGCGCAGCACATGATGGGCAAAGCCGAGTTCGAATACTGGCGCAATCCCGAGACGCTCGACACGATCGACGACGGTCGCAAGACCTTCGCGGCGGGCGCGCTGCGGCGCCTCGAAATCCTTGAAGATCAGATCGCAACCTTCGGAGATGGCGAGGAAATCCTGCCCGGCATCATGGCGCAGATGACCCCCGGCCATACGCCCGGTCACATGTCCTTCCACGTCAAGAATGGCAACACGCAGGCCTTCATCATCGGCGATGCGATCGTGAACCACTACCTCGCCTTCGCGGCGCCGGGCATGGAGGCGGGCTCCGATCAGAACCCGGAGCTGGGTGCAACGACGCGCGTGGCGCTGCTGGATCAGCTCGCGACCGACAATCTGCCGATCATCGGCTATCACCTGCCCGAAGGCGGTCTGGGCCGGGTCGAGCGCGACGGCGACGCCTATCGTTACGTCGCGGAGGTCTGA
- a CDS encoding phosphoglycolate phosphatase → MSDAPSVIFDLDGTLIDSVPAIHAVSNAVLTEMGFEPLSLPMIRSFVGKGVPNLVRQLLITSGEDPDGPLFARVEHALIARYETDVEGNVPYPNVIAALDTLKEMGCRMAVCTNKPFAPAEAALRHVGLWEYFELTLGGDSMPTRKPEPQMLHHCHQALGGGAMIYVGDSEVDAETAVNAQAPFAIYSEGYRKTPLTEVPHDVAFSDWAMLPGLVEGWKW, encoded by the coding sequence ATGAGCGACGCCCCTTCCGTCATCTTCGACCTCGACGGGACGCTGATCGACTCCGTGCCCGCGATCCATGCCGTCTCGAATGCCGTTCTGACCGAGATGGGCTTCGAGCCGCTCTCGCTGCCGATGATCCGAAGCTTCGTCGGCAAGGGTGTGCCCAATCTCGTGCGCCAACTCCTCATAACCTCGGGCGAAGACCCGGACGGGCCGCTTTTCGCCCGCGTGGAGCACGCGCTGATCGCGCGCTACGAGACGGACGTGGAGGGCAACGTGCCCTATCCGAACGTGATCGCCGCGCTCGACACGCTCAAGGAGATGGGCTGCCGGATGGCTGTGTGCACCAACAAGCCCTTCGCGCCGGCCGAGGCCGCTTTGCGCCATGTCGGTCTCTGGGAGTATTTCGAACTGACGCTGGGCGGGGATTCCATGCCCACCCGCAAGCCCGAGCCGCAGATGCTGCACCATTGCCATCAGGCACTTGGCGGCGGCGCGATGATCTATGTCGGCGACTCGGAGGTCGATGCGGAGACGGCGGTGAACGCGCAGGCCCCCTTCGCGATCTATTCCGAAGGCTATCGCAAGACGCCGCTGACCGAAGTGCCCCATGACGTGGCCTTCTCGGATTGGGCGATGCTGCCTGGTCTGGTGGAGGGCTGGAAATGGTAA
- a CDS encoding thioredoxin family protein produces MAVTPPVCDFGWNAPGFTLPGTDGKQYSFDDIRGPKGTLVMFICNHCPYVQSILDRILRDAAELQKAGIGVVAISANDVDDYPQDSFENMAKLAEEKGFPFPYLYDESQAVAKAYGAACTPDFFGFNAEDGLQYRGRLDASTKQAAAADAKRELYEGMMMVVETGEGPRDQIPSMGCSIKWKAA; encoded by the coding sequence ATGGCCGTCACACCCCCCGTCTGCGATTTCGGCTGGAACGCTCCGGGCTTCACCCTGCCCGGCACCGATGGCAAGCAATACAGCTTTGACGACATCCGTGGCCCCAAGGGCACGCTCGTGATGTTCATCTGCAACCATTGCCCCTATGTCCAGTCGATCCTCGACCGCATCCTGCGCGATGCGGCGGAGTTGCAGAAGGCGGGGATCGGGGTCGTGGCGATCTCGGCCAACGATGTCGACGACTACCCGCAGGACAGCTTCGAAAACATGGCCAAACTGGCCGAGGAGAAGGGCTTCCCCTTCCCCTATCTCTATGACGAAAGCCAGGCGGTGGCGAAGGCTTACGGCGCCGCCTGCACCCCCGATTTCTTCGGCTTCAACGCCGAGGACGGGCTGCAATATCGCGGGCGTCTCGATGCCTCGACCAAGCAGGCCGCTGCGGCAGATGCCAAGCGCGAGCTGTACGAGGGCATGATGATGGTCGTGGAAACCGGCGAAGGCCCGCGCGATCAGATCCCGTCGATGGGCTGCTCGATCAAGTGGAAAGCCGCATGA
- a CDS encoding MBL fold metallo-hydrolase, which produces MKKLILTSALAALLHVSPALASEDVPDMYPGSVLYSKPYEVIPGVWTSIGATAPPTYENSGHNNNLSFIVTGDGVVVVNSGASYQLARALHDEIKAVTDQPVKLVINENGQGHAMLGNNYWIEQGVPVLAHVDAAAEFEHDAGGAFEALKNYGKETAEGTDPKLPTETFEDKRVIEMGDMTIEVMHLGPAHSPGDTQVWLPEQKFMIAGDIAFSERMPPIFSGTCTSCWIETFETKFAPLEPAFIIPGHGHPTNLDKVTRGTTGYLKYLRGKIGEHIDNGGDLTEAYYVDQSPYKNLDTFEELATKNAGVVYEEMEFE; this is translated from the coding sequence ATGAAAAAACTCATCCTGACCAGCGCCTTGGCGGCGCTTCTTCATGTGAGTCCCGCGCTCGCCTCTGAGGACGTGCCGGACATGTATCCCGGCTCCGTGCTCTATTCGAAACCCTATGAGGTGATCCCCGGCGTCTGGACCTCGATCGGCGCGACCGCGCCGCCGACCTATGAGAATTCGGGCCATAACAACAATCTCAGCTTCATCGTCACCGGCGATGGCGTGGTCGTTGTGAATTCCGGCGCGTCCTATCAGCTCGCCCGCGCGCTGCATGACGAGATCAAGGCGGTGACCGATCAGCCGGTGAAGCTGGTGATCAACGAGAACGGTCAGGGCCACGCGATGCTCGGCAATAATTACTGGATCGAACAGGGTGTGCCGGTGCTCGCCCATGTCGATGCGGCGGCCGAGTTCGAGCATGACGCGGGCGGCGCTTTCGAGGCGCTGAAAAATTACGGCAAGGAGACCGCCGAGGGCACCGATCCGAAGCTGCCCACCGAGACCTTCGAGGACAAGCGCGTCATCGAAATGGGCGACATGACCATCGAAGTGATGCATCTCGGCCCCGCGCACAGCCCCGGCGACACGCAGGTCTGGCTGCCGGAACAGAAGTTCATGATCGCGGGCGATATCGCCTTTTCCGAACGGATGCCGCCGATCTTCTCGGGCACCTGCACGAGCTGCTGGATCGAGACCTTCGAGACCAAATTCGCGCCGCTGGAGCCTGCCTTCATCATCCCCGGCCACGGCCATCCGACCAATCTCGACAAGGTCACCCGAGGCACGACGGGCTACCTGAAATATCTGCGCGGCAAGATCGGTGAGCATATCGACAATGGTGGCGATCTGACCGAGGCCTACTACGTGGATCAGAGCCCCTACAAAAACCTCGACACGTTCGAGGAACTGGCGACGAAGAACGCGGGCGTCGTCTACGAGGAAATGGAATTCGAATAG
- a CDS encoding TIGR01244 family sulfur transferase has protein sequence MEPRKLSDDFSVSPQIEPEDVAKLAEMGFRTLITNRPDEEVEDDKYLSANIAKLCAQYGLNYHYLPYYPGEMTFDLVHDYEAIMNTAPKPAFGYCRSGTRSSHLWGMSQAGRMDLDKIIEAAANAGYDHSSLMPVLKFYATRRGKV, from the coding sequence ATGGAACCGCGCAAACTTTCCGACGATTTCTCCGTCTCCCCGCAGATCGAGCCCGAAGACGTCGCCAAGCTCGCCGAGATGGGCTTTCGCACGCTGATCACGAACCGCCCCGACGAAGAGGTCGAGGACGACAAATACCTGTCGGCTAATATCGCGAAGCTCTGTGCGCAATACGGGCTGAACTATCACTACCTGCCCTATTACCCCGGCGAGATGACCTTCGATCTGGTCCATGATTACGAGGCGATCATGAACACCGCGCCGAAGCCCGCCTTCGGCTATTGCCGCTCGGGCACGCGTTCGTCGCATCTCTGGGGCATGAGCCAGGCCGGTCGGATGGATCTCGACAAGATCATCGAGGCTGCGGCCAATGCGGGCTATGACCATTCCTCGCTGATGCCGGTGCTGAAATTCTACGCCACGCGCCGCGGCAAGGTTTGA
- a CDS encoding MBL fold metallo-hydrolase, which produces MKPDVKAFFDTATFTVSYVVKDPDSKSCAIVDSVLDFDYSSGRTDTKSADEVIAYVTEQGLEVEWILESHVHADHLSAAPYIQERVGGKIGIGDRIQVVQDTFGKIFNEGTEFQRDGSQFDKLFKEGDTFTVGALEGRVLHTPGHTPACLTYVIGDAAFVGDTLFMPDFGTARCDFPGGSAETLYSSIQKILTLPDETRIFVGHDYKAPGRDEYAWETSVAEEKARNIHIGGGKSEAEFVKMRTERDATLAMPKLIIPSLQVNMRAGQMPPADDEGKTYLKVPVNGL; this is translated from the coding sequence ATCAAACCTGACGTTAAAGCGTTTTTCGACACCGCGACTTTCACCGTCTCTTACGTGGTGAAAGATCCGGACAGCAAATCCTGCGCCATCGTCGATAGCGTGCTCGATTTCGACTATTCCTCGGGTCGCACGGATACCAAATCCGCCGACGAGGTCATCGCCTATGTGACCGAACAGGGGCTCGAGGTGGAATGGATCCTCGAGAGCCATGTCCATGCAGACCACCTTTCCGCCGCGCCCTATATCCAGGAGCGCGTCGGCGGCAAGATCGGTATCGGCGACCGCATTCAGGTCGTGCAGGACACCTTCGGCAAGATCTTCAACGAAGGCACCGAATTCCAGCGCGACGGCTCGCAGTTCGACAAGCTCTTCAAGGAAGGCGACACGTTCACCGTGGGCGCGCTCGAGGGCCGCGTTCTGCACACGCCGGGCCACACGCCCGCTTGCCTCACCTACGTGATCGGCGATGCGGCCTTTGTGGGCGATACGCTCTTCATGCCCGATTTCGGCACGGCGCGCTGCGACTTCCCCGGGGGCTCGGCGGAAACGCTCTATTCCTCGATCCAGAAGATCCTCACGCTGCCCGACGAGACCCGCATCTTCGTGGGCCACGACTACAAAGCACCGGGCCGCGACGAATATGCGTGGGAAACCAGCGTGGCCGAGGAAAAGGCCCGCAATATCCATATCGGCGGCGGCAAGTCCGAGGCCGAGTTCGTCAAGATGCGCACCGAGCGCGACGCGACGCTGGCGATGCCCAAGCTGATCATTCCCTCGCTGCAGGTGAACATGCGCGCAGGCCAGATGCCGCCCGCCGATGACGAGGGCAAGACCTATCTCAAGGTCCCGGTGAACGGGCTCTGA
- a CDS encoding SulP family inorganic anion transporter, producing the protein MLKRYLPILSWGRDYDRPTFEADLIAAVIVTIMLIPQSLAYSLLAGMPPEYGLYASVLPLLIYGVFGTSRPLAVGPVAVISLMTAAAVGKVAAQGTPEYIAAAVALAFLSGVMLVIMGFLRMGFITAFLSHPVLSGFTSAVGILIAAGQMKHFFGIQGESGGIFDILGGLWAHLGQTNAYTVVISILSLVFLFWARRGLKPRLLKAGLSERLAAILTRAAPVYAVAATILITWLFGLEGRGVRVVGTVPLGFPTPSLPPADLALWKELFVPALLIAIIGYVETISVAQTLAAKKRQRIDPDQEFIALGGASIGSAISGAFPVTGGFARSVVSFEAGATTPAAGAFTAIGVALATFTLTPALYYLPQATLAATIFVSVLTLVDTKALKRTFKYAPREGVGMALTVLVTLIWGVEDGIAFGVILSIALRLWASSRPHVAELGQVPGTEHFRNIQRHRVSCAPGVLSLRIDESLWFPNARFVEEMIYDRIASDETIKHVVLNCPAINHIDMSALEALEEVNDQLNDAGVRLHLSEVKGPVMDRLTRSDLITHLTGQIYLTHYDALATLAPETTQGCAHETRIETHR; encoded by the coding sequence ATGCTCAAACGCTACCTGCCGATCCTCAGCTGGGGGCGCGACTACGATCGCCCGACCTTCGAGGCCGACCTGATCGCGGCTGTGATTGTGACGATCATGCTGATCCCGCAATCGCTGGCCTATTCGCTGCTGGCTGGCATGCCGCCGGAATACGGGCTCTACGCCTCGGTGCTGCCGCTCTTGATCTACGGGGTCTTCGGCACCTCGCGGCCTCTGGCCGTGGGGCCGGTCGCGGTGATCTCGCTGATGACGGCAGCCGCGGTGGGCAAGGTTGCGGCGCAGGGCACACCCGAATATATCGCCGCCGCCGTGGCGCTGGCCTTCCTGTCGGGCGTGATGCTGGTGATCATGGGCTTCCTGCGGATGGGCTTCATCACGGCCTTTCTCAGCCACCCGGTTCTGTCGGGCTTCACCTCCGCCGTCGGCATCCTGATCGCCGCGGGCCAGATGAAGCATTTCTTCGGCATCCAAGGCGAAAGCGGCGGCATCTTCGACATTCTCGGCGGCCTTTGGGCGCATCTCGGCCAGACCAACGCCTACACGGTCGTGATCTCGATCCTGTCGCTGGTCTTCCTGTTCTGGGCGCGGCGCGGACTGAAGCCGCGGCTGCTGAAAGCGGGGCTGTCCGAGCGGCTCGCGGCGATCCTGACCCGCGCGGCCCCCGTCTATGCCGTGGCGGCGACCATTCTGATCACCTGGCTCTTCGGGCTGGAGGGGCGCGGCGTCCGCGTGGTCGGCACCGTGCCGCTGGGCTTCCCGACGCCGAGCCTTCCGCCCGCCGATCTCGCGCTTTGGAAAGAGCTTTTCGTCCCGGCGCTGCTGATCGCGATCATCGGCTATGTCGAGACGATCTCCGTCGCCCAGACGCTGGCTGCGAAAAAGCGTCAGCGCATCGATCCGGATCAGGAATTCATCGCCCTTGGCGGCGCCTCCATCGGCTCCGCGATCTCGGGCGCTTTCCCGGTCACGGGCGGGTTTGCGCGCTCCGTCGTCAGTTTCGAGGCCGGCGCCACAACGCCCGCCGCCGGGGCCTTCACCGCGATCGGCGTGGCGCTCGCGACCTTCACCCTGACCCCGGCCCTCTATTACCTGCCGCAAGCGACGCTCGCGGCCACGATCTTCGTCTCGGTGCTGACGCTCGTCGATACCAAAGCGCTCAAGCGCACGTTCAAATACGCACCTCGCGAAGGCGTCGGCATGGCGCTGACCGTGCTGGTCACGCTGATCTGGGGCGTCGAGGACGGTATCGCTTTCGGCGTCATCCTCTCGATCGCGCTGCGGTTGTGGGCCAGCTCGCGCCCGCATGTGGCCGAGCTGGGTCAGGTTCCCGGCACCGAGCATTTCCGCAACATCCAGCGCCACCGCGTCAGCTGCGCGCCGGGCGTCCTCAGCCTGCGCATCGACGAGAGCCTCTGGTTCCCGAATGCCCGCTTCGTCGAGGAGATGATCTACGACCGCATCGCCAGCGACGAGACGATCAAGCATGTCGTGCTGAACTGCCCCGCGATCAACCATATCGACATGTCCGCGCTCGAGGCGCTGGAAGAGGTGAACGACCAGCTGAACGATGCGGGCGTGCGGCTGCACCTGTCCGAAGTGAAGGGCCCGGTGATGGACAGGCTCACGCGTTCGGACCTGATCACCCATCTGACCGGGCAGATCTACCTCACCCATTACGACGCGCTCGCGACGCTTGCCCCCGAGACCACTCAGGGCTGTGCGCATGAGACCCGCATCGAGACCCATCGCTAA
- the rpe gene encoding ribulose-phosphate 3-epimerase, translating into MSFDRSIKIAPSILSADFANFGAEIRAIEDQGADWVHIDVMDGHFVPNLTFGPPAVKAFRPHVKTFMDVHLMIAPVDPYIEAYAEAGADMIVAHWEAGPHPHRTLQAIKAQGVKCGISLNPGTPANVISELLDLVDMVLVMSVNPGFGGQKFIPSSINKVRQVREMIGDRDIHIQVDGGVDPTTVGPLVEAGADCFVAGSAVFKGGSVDKPEVYGANMRAIREAAQGALKAAQ; encoded by the coding sequence ATGAGCTTTGACCGTTCCATCAAGATCGCGCCGTCGATCCTGTCGGCCGATTTCGCCAATTTCGGCGCCGAGATCCGCGCCATCGAAGATCAGGGGGCCGATTGGGTCCATATCGACGTGATGGACGGGCATTTCGTACCGAACCTCACCTTCGGCCCGCCCGCCGTGAAAGCGTTCCGCCCGCATGTGAAGACCTTCATGGACGTCCACCTGATGATCGCGCCGGTCGATCCCTACATCGAAGCCTATGCCGAAGCGGGCGCCGACATGATCGTCGCGCATTGGGAGGCCGGTCCGCACCCGCATCGCACGCTGCAGGCGATCAAGGCGCAGGGCGTGAAATGCGGCATCTCGCTAAACCCCGGCACGCCCGCCAACGTGATCTCGGAACTGCTCGACCTCGTCGATATGGTTCTCGTGATGAGCGTGAACCCCGGCTTCGGCGGCCAGAAATTCATCCCCTCCAGCATCAACAAGGTGCGCCAAGTGCGCGAAATGATTGGCGATCGGGACATCCACATTCAGGTGGATGGCGGCGTCGATCCGACCACGGTCGGCCCGCTGGTCGAGGCCGGTGCGGATTGCTTCGTGGCAGGCTCGGCCGTCTTCAAGGGCGGTTCGGTCGACAAACCCGAGGTCTATGGCGCGAATATGCGCGCGATCCGCGAGGCGGCACAGGGCGCACTCAAAGCGGCGCAATGA
- a CDS encoding LuxR family transcriptional regulator, whose translation MLSFCEAVLRAKSVQEIWTRHCHEMERFGFDRLIYGFTSFRKGNNFGHEDDLLILSNHAKEYLDIFIGEAKYRHAPMVQWTAENDGACSWRVVADRAMRGELTPGEIEVIELNHRFGIIAGYSIGFSDPLSYARGAIGLVGRPGLSQDEVDRIWRENERELMVMNSLVHLRISTMPYSTGRRPLTDRQREVLEWVAEGKTTADIAIIMGLTPSTVEKHLRLAREALDVDTTAQAVMKASVQKQIFLNASHAAAAR comes from the coding sequence ATGTTATCCTTTTGCGAGGCAGTCTTACGCGCGAAATCCGTTCAAGAGATCTGGACGCGTCATTGCCACGAAATGGAACGATTTGGGTTCGACCGTTTGATCTACGGATTCACGAGTTTCCGTAAGGGAAACAATTTTGGCCACGAAGACGATTTGTTGATCCTTTCGAACCACGCAAAGGAATATCTCGACATCTTCATCGGTGAGGCGAAATACCGCCACGCGCCGATGGTGCAATGGACTGCCGAGAATGACGGCGCGTGCTCGTGGCGGGTGGTCGCGGATCGCGCGATGCGGGGCGAGTTGACCCCGGGCGAGATCGAAGTGATCGAACTCAACCACCGTTTCGGCATCATCGCGGGCTATTCGATCGGCTTTTCCGACCCGCTCTCCTACGCGCGCGGCGCCATCGGCCTCGTGGGGCGGCCGGGATTGAGCCAGGACGAAGTCGACCGCATCTGGCGCGAGAACGAGCGCGAGTTGATGGTGATGAACAGCCTCGTGCATCTGCGCATCTCCACCATGCCCTATTCCACTGGGCGCCGCCCGCTGACGGATCGGCAACGCGAAGTGCTCGAATGGGTGGCCGAGGGGAAGACGACCGCCGATATCGCGATCATCATGGGGCTGACACCGTCCACGGTGGAGAAACACCTGCGGCTTGCGCGCGAAGCGCTCGATGTCGACACCACCGCGCAGGCGGTGATGAAAGCCTCGGTGCAAAAGCAGATCTTCCTCAACGCCTCGCATGCGGCGGCGGCACGTTAA
- a CDS encoding HAD family hydrolase has protein sequence MVSALIFDVDGTLAETEEAHRRAFNETFAARGVDWNWSQETYRELLKTTGGKERMARHREVMGFGPSDDEIADLHKIKTRRYVEIITDGEVPLRPGVARLIANARDAGMKLAIATTTNRPNVDALIRATLGADPDHLFDAIAAGDEVETKKPAPDVFELALNRLHLPPEACIAFEDSEMGLQSAQGAGLRVLVTPSAYTDGGDFSSAEWVLPDLSHPLPPEITRGLGQSAAIS, from the coding sequence ATGGTAAGCGCGCTGATCTTCGACGTCGACGGCACGCTGGCCGAGACCGAAGAAGCGCATCGCCGCGCCTTCAACGAGACTTTCGCGGCGCGCGGCGTCGACTGGAACTGGTCGCAGGAGACCTACCGCGAACTCCTGAAGACCACCGGCGGCAAGGAGCGCATGGCGCGCCACCGCGAGGTCATGGGTTTCGGCCCCTCTGACGACGAAATCGCCGATCTGCACAAGATCAAGACCCGGCGTTATGTCGAGATCATCACCGACGGCGAGGTGCCGCTGCGCCCCGGCGTGGCGCGGCTGATCGCCAATGCGCGCGACGCTGGAATGAAGCTCGCCATCGCCACGACCACGAACCGGCCCAATGTCGATGCGCTGATCCGCGCGACGCTGGGCGCCGATCCCGACCACCTGTTCGACGCGATTGCAGCCGGAGACGAGGTGGAGACCAAGAAACCCGCGCCGGACGTGTTCGAGCTGGCGCTGAACCGGTTGCATCTGCCGCCCGAGGCCTGCATCGCTTTCGAGGATAGCGAAATGGGTCTACAATCGGCGCAAGGGGCCGGGCTGCGCGTCTTGGTGACCCCTTCGGCCTATACCGACGGGGGCGATTTCTCGAGCGCGGAGTGGGTTCTTCCCGACCTCTCGCATCCCTTACCGCCCGAGATCACGAGAGGGCTGGGACAGAGTGCCGCAATTTCATAA
- a CDS encoding nitric oxide reductase activation protein NorD: MKVDLDDYAADLIKSAPELEETLDGLFHEAARMMSPAGLKDYMDGAKAMTSLGKGPRLLISYLDEMPQVAKECGEDVIRDVVGAVLKLASMVSGEILVLMLDTLPGAANRFGDPELLRGYLALLHRLAARAPRGLRPMFGVLEELLSKLTLSGLRRWVDFGAEAYRRDLPKQADYFGLVSEDSRAVLKQERRGTLFIDSQRRLNFYLRAFWARDFFLRPSAADFEGFRPFIEDGALHLPDAVDGINGASGLDLYRAMCAHMAAHIVYSDHGLGQEALNPAQIFLIGMIEDARVEYCATQAFPGLRAMFDRLMPDTPQGQYEHETMYLLEKVARAFNTPGTRTGDLEIDNLVETFHGEIAGNARETMFSWSLGVELFNLLAQRRAVPSLRILESLKIPYRDDNRFIWSLSDYDWSNQNAYQPAQGQVRKRVGLMEFVNEVDVETAGDDAQEVWVLSSELFPYEDEGVSYNEMEGKAPISDPFHYGEWDYKVQLMRPSWSTVYEHRPPMGDPDEIDTILTAHRGIRHRIKQIVDRLRPQGISRQRRLEDGDELDINAAVDAMVMQRIGMQPDMRITMRNVINRRDLAVCILLDLSESTNETVRGSDKTVLELTREASALVASAISGIGDPFAIHGFSSDGRHDVQYQRFKDFEQKLDSEVKGRLAGMKGGLSTRMGAAMRHAAHHLSLRPEAHKLLLIVTDGEPADIDERDPQYLRMDAKKAVAELQQIGINSYCLTLDPEADAYVSRIFGANNFTVIDQVERLPEKLPTLFAQLTK, translated from the coding sequence ATGAAGGTCGATCTCGACGATTACGCCGCCGATCTGATCAAATCCGCGCCGGAGCTGGAGGAGACCCTCGACGGGCTTTTCCACGAGGCGGCGCGGATGATGTCGCCTGCCGGTCTGAAGGACTACATGGATGGCGCGAAGGCCATGACCTCGCTCGGCAAGGGGCCGCGCCTGCTGATCTCCTATCTCGACGAGATGCCGCAGGTCGCCAAGGAATGCGGCGAGGACGTGATCCGCGATGTCGTGGGCGCGGTGCTGAAGCTGGCCTCGATGGTCTCGGGCGAGATCCTGGTGCTGATGCTCGACACGCTGCCCGGCGCCGCCAACCGCTTCGGCGACCCGGAACTGCTGCGCGGCTATCTGGCGCTGCTGCACCGGCTGGCGGCCCGCGCGCCGCGCGGTCTGCGCCCGATGTTCGGCGTGCTCGAAGAACTGCTGAGCAAACTCACCCTCTCGGGCCTGCGCCGCTGGGTGGATTTCGGGGCCGAAGCCTATCGCCGCGACCTGCCGAAACAGGCGGATTACTTCGGGCTGGTGAGCGAGGACAGCCGCGCGGTGCTCAAACAGGAACGCCGCGGCACGCTCTTCATCGACAGCCAGCGCCGCTTGAACTTCTACCTCCGCGCCTTCTGGGCCCGCGACTTCTTCCTGCGTCCCTCTGCCGCCGACTTCGAGGGGTTCCGCCCCTTCATCGAGGACGGCGCGCTGCATCTGCCCGATGCGGTGGACGGGATCAACGGCGCCTCCGGCCTCGATCTCTACCGCGCGATGTGCGCCCATATGGCGGCCCATATCGTCTATTCAGATCACGGGCTGGGGCAGGAAGCGCTCAACCCTGCGCAGATTTTCCTGATCGGCATGATCGAGGATGCCCGCGTCGAATATTGCGCGACGCAGGCTTTTCCGGGGCTGCGCGCGATGTTCGACCGGCTGATGCCGGACACGCCTCAAGGGCAATACGAACACGAGACGATGTATCTGCTGGAGAAGGTGGCCCGCGCGTTCAACACGCCCGGCACCCGCACCGGCGATCTGGAAATCGACAATCTCGTCGAGACTTTCCACGGCGAGATCGCGGGCAATGCACGCGAGACCATGTTCTCCTGGTCGCTTGGGGTCGAGCTGTTCAACCTGCTGGCGCAGCGCCGCGCGGTGCCGTCCCTGCGCATTCTCGAATCCCTGAAAATTCCGTATCGCGACGACAACCGCTTCATCTGGTCGCTCTCGGATTACGACTGGTCGAACCAGAACGCCTACCAACCCGCGCAGGGTCAGGTGCGCAAGCGCGTGGGCCTGATGGAATTCGTCAACGAGGTCGATGTCGAGACCGCGGGCGACGATGCGCAGGAGGTCTGGGTGCTGTCGTCAGAGCTGTTCCCCTACGAGGATGAGGGCGTCAGCTATAACGAGATGGAGGGCAAAGCCCCGATCTCGGATCCGTTTCATTACGGCGAGTGGGATTACAAGGTGCAGCTGATGCGCCCCTCCTGGTCGACCGTCTATGAACACCGCCCGCCGATGGGTGACCCGGACGAGATCGACACGATCCTGACCGCCCATCGCGGCATCCGTCACCGGATCAAGCAGATTGTGGACCGGCTGCGCCCGCAGGGCATCTCGCGCCAGCGGCGGCTGGAGGATGGCGACGAGCTGGATATCAACGCCGCCGTCGATGCGATGGTGATGCAGCGGATCGGGATGCAGCCCGACATGCGGATCACCATGCGCAACGTCATCAACCGGCGCGATCTGGCGGTCTGTATCCTTCTCGACCTGTCGGAAAGCACGAACGAGACCGTGCGCGGCTCGGACAAGACCGTGCTGGAGCTGACGCGCGAGGCCTCGGCGCTCGTGGCCTCGGCGATCTCGGGCATCGGCGACCCGTTCGCGATCCACGGCTTTTCCTCGGATGGCCGCCACGACGTGCAATATCAGCGCTTCAAGGATTTCGAGCAGAAGCTCGATTCCGAGGTCAAAGGCCGCCTCGCGGGCATGAAAGGCGGGCTCTCGACCCGGATGGGGGCCGCGATGCGCCATGCCGCGCATCACCTGAGCCTGCGCCCCGAGGCGCATAAGCTGCTGCTGATCGTCACCGATGGCGAACCGGCCGATATCGACGAGCGCGACCCGCAATATCTGCGCATGGATGCCAAGAAGGCGGTTGCGGAACTCCAGCAGATCGGCATTAACAGCTATTGTCTGACGCTGGACCCCGAGGCCGACGCCTATGTGTCGCGCATTTTCGGGGCCAACAACTTCACCGTGATCGATCAGGTCGAGCGCCTGCCCGAGAAACTGCCGACCCTGTTCGCGCAACTGACGAAATGA